Proteins encoded by one window of Vitis vinifera cultivar Pinot Noir 40024 chromosome 10, ASM3070453v1:
- the LOC104878465 gene encoding alkaline ceramidase: MAEGISSFWGPVTSTKEWCEKNYVYSSYIAEFYNTVSNIPCILLALIGLISALRQHFEKRFSVLHISNMILSIGSMVYHATLQHVQQQSDETPMVWEMLLYLYILYSPDWHYRSTMPTFLFLYGAVFAIVHSQFRFRTGFKVHYVILCLLCIPRMYKYYIHTKDTSAKRLAKWYVVTLFLGSLCWLFDRLFCKEISGWPVNPQGHAMWHVLMGFNSYFANTFLMFCRAQQRDWAPKVVHFMGIFPYVKINKPKTQ, from the exons ATGGCAGAGGGAATATCGAGCTTCTGGGGTCCTGTAACATCTACCAAAGAGTGGTGTGAGAAAAATTATGTCTACTCTTCTTATATTGCAGAGTTTTACAACACTGTATCAAATATCCCATGCATTCTTTTGGCACTGATTGGCCTCATAAGTGCCTTGAGACAACATTTCGAGAAGAGATTTAGTGTTCTTCACATATCTAATATGATACTTTCAATTGGAAGCATGGTATATCATGCCACATTGCAACATGT GCAACAGCAAAGTGATGAAACTCCAATGGTATGGGAAATGCTCCTTTATCTCTACATCCTGTACTCCCCAGATTGGCATTATCGTAGCACAATGCCTACCTTCCTGTTCCTTTATGGTGCTGTTTTCGCTATAGTCCATTCACAGTTTCGGTTTCGCACTGGTTTCAAGGTGCATTATGTTATCCTCTGTCTCCTCTGCATCCCCCGTATGTACAAGTATTACATTCACACAAAGGATACATCTGCAAAGCGGCTTGCAAAGTGGTATGTGGTCACTCTTTTCCTTGGTAGTTTGTGCTGGTTATTTGACCGTCTTTTCTGCAAGGAGATATCAGGTTGGCCTGTCAACCCTCAAGGTCATGCCATGTGGCATGTCTTAATGGGTTTCAATTCCTACTTTGCCAACACGTTCTTGATGTTTTGCCGGGCTCAGCAACGAGACTGGGCCCCAAAGGTTGTCCATTTCATGGGTATTTTCCCGTATGTTAAGATTAACAAACCAAAAACCCAGTGA
- the LOC100855038 gene encoding uncharacterized protein LOC100855038 — protein sequence MEGVGARLGRSSTRYGPATVFTGPVRKWKKKWVHVAPSSASNHHSQTNGNNNGNNGSHLLLYKWTPISQSSNNGTNADKSSAKDSAAATAAPEEPPRRKFKYIPIAVLEEQKREDAEKADDEAKPSDADLSAAEPTLKTNGFDEKPDINDVPMEENQALDQNQLARQDLNESTLDLSLGLKAHDGDPDSDSKTHQNKDG from the exons ATGGAGGGCGTTGGGGCCCGGCTCGGCCGGTCCTCGACTCGCTACGGACCGGCCACCGTCTTCACGGGTCCAGTGAGGAAGTGGAAGAAGAAATGGGTCCACGTCGCGCCATCTAGTGCCTCCAACCATCACTCTCAGACTAACGGTAATAATAACGGGAATAACGGCTCTCATCTCCTTCTTTACAAGTGGACACCTATTTCACAAAGCAGCAATAATGGCACCAACGCCGACAAGAGCTCCGCCAAGGACAGCGCCGCCGCGACCGCAGCGCCGGAGGAGCCGCCTCGGCGAAAATTCAAATACATTCCG ATTGCTGTACTAGAGGAGCAGAAGAGGGAGGATGCAGAAAAGGCTGATGATGAAGCTAAACCAAGTGATGCTGACCTAAGTGCAGCAGAACCAACCTTGAAGACCAATGGTTTTGATGAAAAACCCGACATTAATGATGTGCCAATGGAAGAAAATCAG GCACTGGACCAGAATCAATTAGCACGGCAGGATCTGAATGAAAGCACCTTGGATTTGAGTTTGGGGTTGAAGGCCCATGATGGGGATCCCGATTCTGATTCAAAAACCCATCAAAACAAAGACGGGTAG
- the LOC132254445 gene encoding uncharacterized protein LOC116803646: protein MAKIPVRFKRVAAAFDEVVRARPCDSWESESSTELSDADLSDLVNSFLEEERVGVEEEMVEDEGGDVERETDGDLIGRRESYCSDSETKEALRSLLGDEASDDAVEKIRAETELACRHIGSGSSSKGFKRRLMNRLRERGFDAGLCKSRWGKTNKRSIPGDYEYVDVNIVGTRYVVEVFLAGEFEIARATKDYISLLEEFPPIFVGKQEELKQIVRIMSRAMKGSMKSVEMHVPPWRRNSYMQAKWFGSYKRTTSAAPPRKESERGAGFAGERLPEMILLVG, encoded by the exons ATGGCGAAGATCCCGGTGAGGTTCAAGAGAGTGGCGGCTGCTTTCGACGAGGTGGTTCGGGCGCGGCCATGCGACAGCTGGGAAAGCGAGAGTTCTACTGAGCTTTCGGATGCTGATCTTTCGGATCTGGTGAATTCTTTTCTTGAAGAAGAAAGGGTTGGAGTTGAAGAGGAAATGGTTGAGGATGAGGGAGGAGACGTTGAGCGAGAAACGGATGGGGATTTGATTGGAAGAAGAGAAAGTTACTGCTCTGATTCGGAGACGAAGGAGGCGTTGCGGAGTTTGTTAGGCGACGAGGCTTCGGATGACGCCGTTGAAAAGATTCGGGCCGAGACGGAACTTGCGTGCCGGCATATCGGGAGTGGTTCGTCGTCGAAGGGGTTTAAGCGGCGGCTGATGAATCGTTTACGCGAGAGAGGGTTCGACGCCG GTCTCTGCAAATCTCGGTGGGGGAAAACCAATAAGCGGTCGATTCCCGGGGACTACGAGTACGTCGACGTCAACATCGTCGGAACCCGCTATGTCGTGGAAGTGTTTCTCGCCGGAGAATTCGAGATAGCCCGGGCAACTAAAGATTACATTTCATTGCTGGAGGAATTTCCTCCGATCTTCGTGGGAAAGCAAGAAGAGCTGAAGCAGATTGTGAGGATAATGAGCCGAGCCATGAAAGGATCCATGAAGAGCGTGGAAATGCACGTCCCGCCGTGGAGGAGGAACAGCTACATGCAGGCGAAATGGTTTGGGTCGTACAAGCGGACGACCAGTGCCGCTCCGCCGAGGAAGGAGTCGGAACGGGGCGCCGGTTTCGCCGGAGAGAGGTTGCCGGAGATGATTTTGCTGGTAGGATAG
- the LOC100245619 gene encoding phosphoribosylglycinamide formyltransferase, chloroplastic — protein MEAQRLLHGFCSNSAIPPIRNPKKPFFMIFNPSLDHSKRWASFKTHHYDAPQTVSWSKRRLECRNSVENAGGFTGGEKGLESGIRRKNLAVFVSGGGSNFRSIHEACLRGSVHGDIVVLATNKSGCGGAEYARGKGIPVILFPKAKDEPEALSPNDLVAALRGFEVDFILLAGYLKLIPVELIRAYPKSILNIHPSLLPAFGGKGYYGMKVHKAVIASGARYSGPTVHFVDEHYDTGRILAQRVVPVLADDTADELAARVLHQEHRVYVEVTSALCDERIVWREDGVPIIQSKENPNDYS, from the exons ATGGAAGCTCAAAGGTTGCTCCATGGGTTCTGTTCAAACTCAGCAATCCCACCAATTCGGAACCCCAAAAAACCtttctttatgatttttaatcCTTCTCTTGATCATTCTAAGAGATGGGCCTCCTTCAAAACTCACCATTACGATGCCCCCCAAACGGTATCGTGGTCTAAGAGGAGGTTAGAGTGTCGAAATAGTGTAGAAAACGCAGGGGGTTTTACTGGCGGTGAGAAGGGTTTGGAAAGCGGGATTCGACGGAAGAATCTGGCGGTTTTTGTCTCCGGCGGAGGGTCGAATTTCCGGTCGATTCACGAGGCGTGTCTTCGGGGCTCGGTTCATGGAGACATTGTTGTTTTGGCAACCAATAAATCTG GTTGCGGAGGTGCAGAATATGCAAGAGGTAAGGGTATCCCAGTCATTTTGTTCCCGAAAGCGAAGGATGAACCTGAGGCATTATCACCAAATGACCTTGTGGCTGCTCTTAG AGGTTTTGAGGTGGACTTTATTCTCCTAGCTGGATATCTGAAACTTATCCCAGTTGAGTTGATCCGAGCTTATCCGAAATCCATACTAAATATCCATCCCTCGCTTCTTCCTGCTTTTGGGGGTAAAGGATATTATGGTATGAAGGTGCATAAAGCAGTCATTGCTTCTGGAGCAAG ATACTCAGGTCCTACAGTCCATTTCGTTGATGAGCACTATGACACAGGGCGTATCCTTGCTCAAAGAGTTGTGCCTGTGCTTGCTGATGACACTGCAGATGAGCTGGCCGCAAGGGTTCTTCATCAG GAGCATCGCGTATACGTGGAGGTGACATCAGCATTATGTGATGAGCGGATTGTTTGGAGAGAAGATGGGGTGCCTATCATCCAGAGTAAAGAAAACCCTAACGATTATAGCTAA
- the LOC100854082 gene encoding phosphatidate cytidylyltransferase 1 encodes MQKDNTTSALPTPAARVRQRKRSNEVPPEASKANGNHLLADDRNKYRSMWIRARSTVWMIGGFALIIYMGHLYIWAMVVVIQIFMARELFCLLRKTHEDSHLPGFRLLNWHFFFTAMLFVYGRILSQRLVNTVTPDKFLYKLVGNLIKYHMVTCYFLYIAGFMWFILTLKKKMYKYQFGQYAWTHMILIVVFTQSAFTVANIFEGIFWFLLPASLIVINDIAAYIFGFFFGRTPLIKLSPKKTWEGFIGASIATIISAFVLANIMGRFQWLTCPRKDLSTGWLHCDPGPLFKPEYFDLSGWVPRWFPWKEVSILPVQWHALCVGLFASIIAPFGGFFASGFKRAFKIKDFGDSIPGHGGITDRMDCQMVMAVFAYTYHQSFVMAQSCSVEMILEQILMNLTFEEQQDLYVKLGQMFRERQFRQS; translated from the exons ATGCAAAAGGACAACACTACCAGCGCCCTGCCAACACCTGCTGCACGTGTTCGGCAGCGTAAACGCTCAAATGAG GTTCCTCCAGAGGCTAGTAAAGCAAATGGAAACCATCTTCTTGCTGATGATCGGAACAAATACAGGTCTATGTGGATCCGAGCACGCTCAACAGTCTGGATGATTGGGGGATTTGCATTAATCATCTACATGGGTCATCTCTACATTTGGGCCATGGTGGTTGTCATCCAAATCTTTATGGCAAGAGAGCTGTTCTGTCTACTCAGGAAAACTCATGAAGACAGTCATCTCCCAGGTTTCAGGCTATTAAATTG GCACTTTTTCTTCACAGCAATGCTATTTGTATATGGCCGCATTCTCAGTCAACGGCTGGTCAATACAGTAACTCCTGACAAATTCTTATATAAGCTTGTGGGCAACCTTATCAAGTATCATATGGTTACTTGTTATTTCTTGTACATTGCAG GTTTTATGTGGTTTATTCTTACGTTAAAGAAGAAGATGTACAAGTATCAATTTGGCCAGTATGCATGGACACACATGATTCTAATTGTGGTGTTTACCCAGTCTGCCTTCACCGTGGCCAACATTTTTGAAGGAATTTTCTG GTTTCTTCTTCCAGCATCACTTATTGTTATCAATGATATTGCTGCTTATATCTTTGGTTTCTTCTTTGGAAGAACACCTTTGATTAAGTTATCTCCAAAAAAAACTTGGGAAGGTTTCATTGGGGCATCTATTGCAACTATCATCTCTGCATTTGTG CTTGCAAATATCATGGGTCGTTTTCAGTGGCTAACATGTCCAAGGAAG GATTTATCAACTGGTTGGCTTCATTGTGATCCTGGTCCGTTGTTTAAGCCAGAGTATTTCGATTTATCAGGATGGGTTCCTAGATGG TTTCCTTGGAAGGAGGTCTCCATTTTACCAGTTCAGTGGCATGCTTTATGTGTCGGTTTGTTTGCATCAATAATAGCACCTTTTGGAGGATTTTTTGCAAGTGGCTTTAAAAGAGCTTTTAAGATCAAG GACTTTGGCGATAGTATTCCTGGACACGGTGGAATTACTGATAGAATGGATTGTCAG ATGGTGATGGCGGTTTTTGCATACACTTATCATCAGTCATTTGTTATGGCTCAAAGCTGCTCGGTTGAGATGATTCTGGAACAG ATATTGATGAACCTTACCTTTGAGGAGCAGCAAGATCTGTACGTTAAGCTAGGGCAAATGTTCCGGGAGAGGCAGTTCAGACAATCTTAA